One Helicobacter cetorum MIT 00-7128 DNA window includes the following coding sequences:
- a CDS encoding CAAX amino protease, producing the protein MHDLQDFKNDIALILSKDRLETYDNLEQYKENLKLISLITPKISNLEIYLRNALDYCLTQNKGNEWVFEVNNKGIKKAISHFEKEKLKHPNKNDILSRLTLGIIVSLISANHLQFLILSLKDMDFKRYYSGNTNKIRIGSTKSKISNILKAKIALNLLRNIRNRAYHWENLLKTKNDTPNITNEIDGVIVGIMPNKIVLFLDDLIKSIGNKDLEKLSEFGCQSTL; encoded by the coding sequence ATGCACGATTTACAAGATTTTAAAAATGATATTGCTCTCATTCTATCTAAAGACAGACTAGAGACTTATGACAACCTAGAACAATACAAAGAAAATTTAAAGCTCATTAGCCTAATTACGCCTAAAATCTCTAATTTAGAGATTTATTTGCGTAACGCATTAGATTATTGCCTAACTCAAAATAAGGGGAATGAGTGGGTGTTTGAAGTCAATAACAAGGGCATTAAAAAAGCTATTAGTCATTTTGAAAAAGAAAAATTAAAGCACCCTAATAAAAACGATATTCTATCTAGGCTGACATTAGGGATTATTGTTAGTCTTATTAGTGCTAATCATTTACAATTTTTAATTCTTAGCCTTAAAGATATGGATTTTAAGAGATATTATAGTGGCAATACTAATAAAATCCGCATTGGCTCTACCAAGAGTAAAATTTCTAATATTTTAAAGGCTAAAATCGCACTTAATCTTTTAAGAAATATTAGAAATCGTGCGTATCATTGGGAAAACTTACTAAAGACCAAAAATGATACTCCAAATATAACTAATGAAATTGATGGGGTTATTGTAGGGATTATGCCAAATAAAATTGTTTTATTTTTAGATGATTTAATTAAAAGTATTGGAAACAAGGATTTAGAGAAGTTGAGCGAGTTTGGGTGTCAGTCCACCCTATAG
- the ctkA gene encoding serine/threonine-protein kinase CtkA — protein sequence MPTIDFTPCEINPKKGFGGANGNKISLIYNNELYMVKFPPKPSTHKEMSYTNGCFSEYVACHIVNSLDLLVQETLLGTYKNKIVVACKDFTTHQYELVDFLNLKNTMIELEKSGKDTNLNDVLYTIDNQHFIEPQVLKRFFWDMFVADTLLGNFDRHNGNWGFLRASNSKEYQIAPIFDCGSCLYPQADDEVCQKVLNNIDELNARIYNFPQSILKDDNDKKINYYDFLTQTNDKDCLDALLRIYPRIDMDKIHSIINNTPFMSEIHKEFLHTMLDERKSKIIDVAHTRAIELSLQNKQAHSNSYDDNTDDLDNSNEYTPTPKRRR from the coding sequence ATGCCAACCATTGATTTTACACCTTGCGAGATTAACCCTAAAAAAGGTTTTGGGGGAGCAAATGGAAATAAGATTAGCCTAATTTATAACAATGAACTCTACATGGTCAAATTTCCCCCTAAGCCTTCCACACATAAAGAAATGTCCTATACCAATGGTTGCTTTAGTGAATATGTGGCATGCCATATAGTTAATAGTTTAGACTTATTGGTTCAAGAAACATTGCTAGGCACTTATAAAAATAAAATCGTAGTTGCTTGTAAAGATTTTACCACTCATCAATATGAGCTTGTGGATTTTCTAAATCTAAAAAATACTATGATTGAATTAGAAAAATCAGGTAAAGACACTAATTTAAACGATGTGCTTTATACCATAGATAACCAACATTTTATTGAGCCACAAGTTTTAAAGCGTTTCTTTTGGGATATGTTTGTAGCAGATACCTTGCTAGGTAATTTTGATAGGCATAATGGTAATTGGGGGTTCTTAAGAGCCTCAAATTCAAAAGAATATCAAATAGCTCCCATTTTTGATTGTGGCTCTTGTCTATATCCCCAAGCCGATGATGAAGTATGCCAAAAAGTTTTAAACAATATTGATGAGCTAAATGCAAGGATTTATAATTTCCCTCAATCTATCTTAAAAGATGATAACGATAAAAAAATCAACTACTATGATTTCTTAACTCAAACAAATGACAAAGATTGCCTTGATGCGCTGCTTAGGATATACCCACGCATAGATATGGATAAAATCCATTCAATTATTAACAACACGCCCTTTATGAGCGAAATACACAAAGAATTTTTACATACAATGCTTGATGAAAGAAAATCAAAGATTATAGATGTAGCACATACTAGAGCTATTGAGCTATCTTTGCAAAACAAACAAGCCCATTCAAATTCCTATGATGACAATACCGATGATTTAGACAATTCTAACGAATACACCCCCACACCTAAGCGTAGGCGATAA
- a CDS encoding ArdC family protein, which yields MKAWNEMDIKEQKDIFSKFLANEIAKSLESGLEFKANNRAYNGSVGNAYNGLNSLILDAKQHENGYESNVWVGLDDALKLGANPKEVEHIKNNTKAKNNPNGFYDKASIAYIRDYEMRYVKARDEKGNLIPLKDKEGNLKHYSNGEVIYENEKVPQRDKEGNIKYMQDGKTPFYEFKKEKVAIEPTLEIKNLYNVNVFQTLDKTKLKELDPKTLRTQYISHTFSRDNQNLVIYDLSKHLNENQYNKVLDYVNQYGATHHEEKKRHKVFQQEPTQENAPNTENHVKENNAKEPNNNEMNMAEFSKMLETIQNNPQMLAMLQQTLNKGAEQQKHDHYFANEEVAPTQSKGRGR from the coding sequence ATGAAAGCGTGGAATGAAATGGATATTAAAGAGCAAAAAGACATTTTTTCTAAGTTTTTAGCTAATGAAATTGCTAAAAGTTTAGAATCTGGATTAGAGTTTAAAGCTAACAATAGAGCCTATAATGGTTCTGTAGGCAATGCCTATAATGGCTTAAATTCTCTTATTTTAGATGCCAAGCAACATGAAAATGGCTATGAGAGCAATGTTTGGGTAGGTTTAGATGATGCTTTAAAGCTTGGGGCAAACCCTAAAGAAGTAGAACATATCAAAAACAATACTAAGGCTAAAAATAATCCTAACGGCTTTTATGATAAGGCAAGTATCGCCTATATTAGAGATTATGAAATGCGCTATGTTAAAGCTAGAGATGAAAAGGGTAATTTAATCCCCCTTAAAGACAAAGAGGGCAATCTTAAGCATTATTCTAATGGTGAAGTGATTTATGAAAATGAAAAAGTCCCCCAAAGAGACAAAGAGGGCAATATCAAGTATATGCAAGATGGCAAAACGCCCTTTTATGAGTTCAAAAAAGAAAAAGTAGCTATAGAGCCGACTTTAGAAATTAAAAATCTCTACAATGTCAATGTTTTTCAAACACTAGACAAAACTAAGCTTAAAGAATTAGACCCTAAAACTTTAAGAACACAATACATTAGCCATACTTTTTCTAGGGATAATCAAAATTTAGTGATTTATGATTTATCCAAGCATTTGAATGAAAATCAGTATAACAAAGTGCTAGATTATGTCAATCAATATGGGGCAACCCATCATGAAGAAAAAAAGAGGCACAAAGTTTTTCAACAAGAGCCTACACAAGAAAATGCTCCTAATACAGAAAATCATGTTAAAGAAAACAACGCCAAAGAGCCAAACAACAATGAAATGAATATGGCAGAGTTTTCTAAAATGCTTGAAACAATTCAAAACAACCCCCAAATGTTAGCCATGTTGCAACAAACTCTTAATAAGGGAGCAGAGCAACAAAAGCATGACCACTACTTTGCTAATGAGGAAGTAGCACCTACTCAATCTAAAGGTAGGGGCAGATAA
- a CDS encoding tyrosine-type recombinase/integrase, whose translation MLTNKLTKSQRELFDNIKAFLVAKVKNFTPIQDVNDMALILDIQNKVLKCHNIEQLKSLCHILYNQGIKHTIMMQGLFLFFDYFKNNLKLRSFRMLSEEQVINFLFNLAQNRKPSSMAKYVMYLRQFFDYLDRKKRYSFDFMLKNLAFAKTKESLPRHLNDKDLKSFLKTLLEYKPTTSHEKRNKCVLLIVILGGLRKCEVLNIELKHIQVEEQNYSILIQGKGRKERKAYIKKSLLEPSLNAWLSDDYRLKYFNGAYLFKKDKQKAQNSLTLYNFIPLIFKLAQIKHYKQYGTGLHLFRHSFATLIYQETQDLVLTSRALGHSSLLSTKIYIHTTQEHNKKVALVFDSLIDSKK comes from the coding sequence ATGCTAACAAACAAACTCACTAAATCTCAAAGAGAACTCTTTGATAACATTAAAGCCTTTTTGGTTGCTAAGGTTAAAAATTTCACACCCATTCAAGATGTGAATGATATGGCTTTGATATTAGATATACAAAACAAAGTTTTAAAATGCCACAATATAGAGCAACTCAAATCACTCTGTCATATTCTTTACAATCAAGGTATCAAACACACCATAATGATGCAAGGCTTGTTTTTGTTCTTTGACTATTTTAAAAATAATCTCAAGTTAAGAAGTTTTAGAATGCTTAGCGAAGAGCAAGTGATTAACTTTCTTTTTAATTTAGCCCAAAATAGAAAACCAAGCTCTATGGCTAAGTATGTGATGTATTTAAGACAATTCTTTGATTACTTAGATAGAAAAAAGCGTTATAGCTTTGATTTTATGCTTAAAAACCTAGCCTTTGCTAAAACTAAAGAAAGTCTGCCTAGACATTTAAATGATAAAGACTTAAAGAGCTTTTTAAAAACGCTTTTAGAATATAAGCCCACAACTAGCCATGAAAAACGCAATAAATGTGTTTTACTCATTGTGATACTTGGGGGACTTAGAAAATGCGAAGTGTTAAACATAGAATTAAAACACATTCAAGTAGAAGAACAAAATTACTCTATTTTAATTCAAGGTAAAGGCAGGAAAGAGAGAAAGGCTTATATAAAAAAGAGTTTGTTAGAACCAAGCTTGAATGCTTGGCTTAGTGATGATTATAGACTAAAATATTTCAATGGGGCATATCTTTTTAAAAAAGACAAGCAAAAAGCACAAAATTCTTTAACGCTTTATAATTTTATCCCCTTAATCTTTAAACTAGCTCAAATCAAACACTATAAGCAATATGGCACAGGTTTGCATTTATTTAGGCATAGTTTTGCAACTCTTATCTATCAAGAGACCCAAGACTTAGTTTTAACCAGCCGAGCCTTGGGGCATAGCTCTTTGCTCTCTACTAAGATTTATATCCATACTACACAAGAGCATAATAAGAAAGTGGCTCTTGTATTTGATAGTCTGATTGATAGTAAGAAGTAA
- a CDS encoding type IV secretion system protein, with product MNFFDTIMGMFVEPSQKVAKSLAEHVGSFFHAQLILNTIITILFMIWAYKRVKEGDMFEFKTAMGVVVFIVFVGFINWGIKNPSEFNTYFINTIFYPAEKLAILIAQSLNDGLEIPTNANASPSETFNIGNLASSAYAMIVNLWDNAFDGMTMFNWLTMIPKIIMFVLVILGELLFLGLLLIIVLLVTAEIFMWSALGLIVLPLGLIPQTKGMLFSYLKKLISLTLYKPCMMLVAFFNYGIIYKVNALIPTKHEIAQGFYGNADKMANEGKIIDAFGNVLKGDWNSYIAHSSIVGFLTIIVLGSVICFFLVKRVPDFINNMFGTSGGIGAVTEMMQKIGMTIAGAVFGGSAVMVANQVKQAYQSAGGGLAGLQAGAKALGLAGLSGGANAVNARSAKAGVRHFVASVKSGFGLDNDRNNR from the coding sequence ATGAATTTTTTTGACACCATTATGGGCATGTTTGTTGAACCATCTCAAAAAGTCGCTAAAAGTCTAGCTGAACATGTGGGTAGCTTTTTTCATGCACAACTCATTTTAAACACTATTATTACTATTTTATTTATGATATGGGCATATAAGCGTGTGAAAGAGGGGGATATGTTTGAGTTTAAGACCGCTATGGGAGTGGTTGTATTCATCGTGTTTGTGGGGTTTATTAATTGGGGGATTAAAAATCCTAGCGAATTTAACACCTATTTTATCAACACGATATTTTATCCAGCTGAAAAACTAGCCATACTTATCGCTCAAAGCTTAAATGATGGCTTAGAAATTCCTACCAATGCTAATGCTAGTCCTAGTGAAACTTTTAATATAGGCAATCTAGCATCAAGTGCGTATGCGATGATAGTTAATCTTTGGGATAATGCTTTTGATGGTATGACTATGTTTAATTGGCTTACAATGATACCTAAAATAATCATGTTTGTTTTAGTGATTTTAGGGGAATTATTGTTTTTAGGGCTATTACTCATTATTGTGCTATTAGTAACTGCAGAAATTTTTATGTGGTCAGCACTAGGTTTAATTGTATTACCTTTAGGTTTAATTCCCCAAACTAAAGGCATGCTTTTTAGCTATCTTAAAAAGCTCATTTCCCTTACTCTTTATAAGCCTTGTATGATGTTGGTAGCCTTTTTTAATTATGGAATAATCTATAAAGTCAATGCTTTAATCCCCACTAAACATGAAATCGCACAAGGCTTTTATGGCAATGCGGATAAAATGGCAAATGAGGGAAAAATCATTGATGCCTTTGGAAATGTCTTAAAAGGGGATTGGAACTCATATATAGCTCATAGCTCTATTGTAGGCTTTTTAACCATTATTGTTTTAGGTTCTGTGATTTGTTTCTTTCTAGTTAAACGAGTGCCTGATTTTATCAACAACATGTTTGGCACAAGTGGAGGTATAGGAGCAGTAACTGAAATGATGCAAAAAATTGGCATGACTATAGCAGGAGCTGTATTTGGAGGTTCTGCAGTTATGGTTGCTAATCAAGTTAAGCAAGCCTATCAGAGTGCTGGAGGAGGATTAGCTGGACTTCAAGCTGGGGCTAAAGCTCTTGGACTTGCTGGACTAAGTGGAGGGGCAAATGCAGTGAATGCAAGAAGTGCTAAAGCTGGTGTGAGACACTTTGTAGCAAGTGTTAAAAGTGGCTTTGGACTTGATAATGATAGAAATAACAGATGA